The Spirosoma foliorum genome has a window encoding:
- a CDS encoding DUF6175 family protein, giving the protein MNHLLHIIGKTCQLSILLFLCINGQAQGIKPRLMVIPADDLLKRLNCLKYITINGVTFLERDYQKAFADQIDLRFACAAIADQFAKQGFLLEDLEHSLKELHNTNITSDIRNLQSDALTQVLNQVRPDVVLELSYQMQKRNATNRLIFVLAAKDSYTNKVIKAIANPGLASLEDNVPVLLTDQVLNNMNTFLNGINEHEEDIQTNGRTIKLMVSIAGSTEFELSNECSTTGVPYRDMILTLIEKYKQPDSESPNTKPGETDKLVQFINIRIPYLDTKKKKGISARDWVNLMQADLQKICGVKVKNASQGLGEGHIILSR; this is encoded by the coding sequence ATGAACCACCTATTACATATAATTGGTAAAACATGCCAACTCAGTATACTACTTTTTCTGTGCATTAATGGGCAAGCTCAAGGAATAAAACCACGGCTGATGGTTATTCCGGCCGATGATTTGCTGAAACGACTAAACTGTTTGAAGTATATAACCATTAACGGCGTAACTTTTCTAGAACGGGATTACCAGAAAGCTTTTGCCGATCAGATCGATTTGCGCTTCGCCTGTGCCGCCATTGCTGATCAGTTTGCCAAACAGGGGTTTCTGCTGGAAGATCTGGAACACTCTTTGAAAGAACTCCATAATACGAACATTACGAGTGACATTCGCAACTTACAATCCGATGCTCTTACGCAGGTTCTGAATCAAGTACGACCCGACGTGGTTCTTGAATTGTCTTATCAAATGCAGAAGAGAAATGCGACCAATAGATTGATATTTGTGCTGGCGGCTAAAGATTCGTACACCAACAAAGTGATTAAAGCTATTGCCAATCCCGGTTTAGCCTCCCTTGAGGACAACGTTCCGGTTTTACTGACTGATCAAGTACTTAATAATATGAACACTTTTCTCAACGGCATTAATGAACACGAGGAAGATATCCAGACGAACGGCCGTACAATTAAACTTATGGTTTCGATAGCCGGTAGTACAGAGTTCGAACTATCGAATGAATGTAGCACTACTGGCGTGCCTTACAGGGATATGATTCTGACCCTGATTGAAAAATACAAACAACCCGATTCAGAGTCGCCTAATACAAAGCCGGGCGAAACAGATAAGCTAGTGCAGTTCATCAACATTCGGATTCCGTATCTAGATACTAAGAAAAAAAAGGGTATCTCGGCCCGCGATTGGGTTAACCTAATGCAGGCAGATTTGCAGAAAATATGCGGTGTGAAAGTGAAAAATGCCTCGCAGGGCCTAGGAGAAGGCCATATCATTCTATCACGTTAA
- a CDS encoding IS982 family transposase, which produces MTDKAIAIYCFLDDFFKLSAPKEDAHCKLNDAEIATTALLAALFFYGNQGSAMKYMREHHGLKMIDKSGFNRRIHRLEARLIALFHSLGFTLKDLNINSRYIIDSFPVAVCRNCRIPVCKLLKGKAYHGYNEAKKEYFYGFKIQVIVDEDCLPVDYFVLAGSFADVTALQSMTIDLPAGSELYGDKGYTDYEQEDLYAQHEQIYLRIHRKINSHRPDQPWEVFLKNHFRKPIEGAFSQITDLFPRHIHAVTAKGFLLKVFLFLLAYTFDGLTPHAL; this is translated from the coding sequence ATGACTGACAAAGCCATAGCAATCTACTGCTTTTTAGACGATTTCTTCAAGCTTAGTGCCCCTAAAGAAGATGCTCATTGTAAACTTAATGATGCCGAAATCGCGACAACCGCTTTGCTAGCGGCCCTGTTCTTTTACGGTAATCAAGGCTCGGCTATGAAATATATGCGCGAACATCATGGTTTAAAAATGATCGACAAATCAGGATTTAATCGACGTATTCATCGACTTGAAGCCCGGTTAATAGCCCTCTTTCATTCCTTGGGATTTACCCTTAAAGACCTCAATATCAATAGCCGTTATATCATTGATTCGTTTCCCGTAGCCGTCTGCCGCAATTGCCGGATTCCGGTTTGTAAATTGCTGAAAGGCAAAGCCTATCATGGCTACAATGAAGCTAAAAAGGAATATTTTTACGGTTTCAAGATTCAAGTCATTGTGGATGAAGATTGCTTGCCAGTTGATTATTTCGTGCTAGCAGGTAGCTTTGCCGATGTCACAGCCCTGCAGTCTATGACTATTGATCTGCCAGCGGGCAGTGAACTGTATGGCGACAAAGGCTACACCGACTATGAACAGGAAGATTTATATGCCCAGCATGAACAGATTTATCTTCGAATTCATCGCAAAATAAATTCTCACCGCCCTGACCAGCCTTGGGAAGTGTTTCTTAAGAACCACTTCCGCAAGCCAATTGAAGGGGCATTTAGTCAGATCACCGACTTATTTCCCCGCCATATTCATGCGGTAACGGCCAAAGGATTCCTCTTGAAAGTGTTTTTATTCCTTCTGGCATATACCTTCGACGGACTTACGCCACATGCTCTATAA
- a CDS encoding helix-turn-helix domain-containing protein, with protein MTISPFDLILLLGSVQGVILAALLWLNPKGNRLPNRLLATLIGLLASMSFAVGHPITNRWVVLVLDLIPLIIAMPIGPLIYFYTKSMLDPAFQFGKTERRHFYPAVLDLGSKFIGWVFITGMLLGFFERETGPNWGNAMDEYDTYVDIPRWLSATIYLFLARRTLRQYKSTTSNQQAGQLPPMRWLWQFVNVFLVFQVIWFIHLVPYIIPVSRGPLLDRFGWYPIYIPIAILIYWLGFKGYLFTRSESSNKPTAKPANADLNPQTVEQVVNALSSAMEQEKLFLDTDLTVDKLGQHLRLPPKLISAVLNQHLHKNFNGFINDYRVDEVKRRLVDPAYEHLTLTGIAFDCGFNSQATFQRTFKQSTGVSPGEYLKNTSQIRI; from the coding sequence ATGACGATCTCTCCTTTTGACCTGATTCTGTTACTGGGTAGTGTTCAGGGAGTTATTCTGGCGGCACTCTTATGGCTCAATCCGAAAGGTAATCGATTGCCGAACCGGTTATTGGCTACGCTCATTGGCCTACTGGCATCGATGAGTTTTGCGGTAGGGCATCCCATTACCAATCGTTGGGTAGTACTCGTGCTGGATTTAATTCCGCTTATTATTGCCATGCCCATTGGGCCACTCATTTACTTTTATACAAAGTCGATGCTGGACCCCGCTTTTCAATTTGGCAAAACCGAACGACGTCATTTTTATCCAGCTGTTCTGGATTTAGGCTCGAAATTCATAGGCTGGGTTTTCATTACTGGTATGCTGCTGGGATTTTTTGAGCGGGAAACCGGCCCCAATTGGGGAAATGCAATGGACGAATACGATACGTATGTTGATATTCCTCGCTGGCTATCGGCTACAATTTATCTATTTCTAGCCAGGCGTACACTTCGTCAGTACAAATCAACTACGTCAAATCAACAGGCAGGTCAACTTCCTCCTATGCGCTGGCTCTGGCAATTTGTCAATGTGTTTCTAGTTTTTCAGGTCATCTGGTTTATTCATTTAGTGCCTTATATCATCCCTGTTTCACGCGGCCCTTTACTTGATCGCTTTGGCTGGTATCCCATTTATATTCCTATTGCCATTCTGATCTACTGGCTGGGGTTCAAAGGGTATTTATTTACACGGTCGGAAAGCAGTAATAAGCCCACTGCCAAACCTGCTAATGCAGATTTGAATCCGCAAACCGTTGAGCAGGTCGTTAACGCGCTTTCGAGTGCGATGGAACAGGAAAAACTCTTCCTGGATACGGATTTGACCGTTGACAAATTAGGGCAGCATTTGCGACTTCCACCGAAACTGATCTCGGCAGTGCTCAATCAGCATCTACACAAGAATTTCAATGGGTTCATTAATGACTACCGAGTCGATGAAGTAAAACGTCGATTAGTCGATCCCGCCTATGAACACCTGACCCTTACCGGCATTGCCTTCGACTGTGGCTTCAACTCGCAGGCGACCTTTCAGCGTACATTCAAGCAATCAACGGGCGTTTCACCCGGCGAATACCTAAAAAATACCTCTCAAATCAGGATTTGA